In Phragmites australis chromosome 24, lpPhrAust1.1, whole genome shotgun sequence, the following are encoded in one genomic region:
- the LOC133907538 gene encoding alpha-L-fucosidase 2-like isoform X4, with translation MDIDGDGDCDAGAEWVWVRRPSEAEVFAAAGGWVSAADEEARPLKVVFASPARYFTDAAPIGNGRLGAMVWGGVDSERLQLNLDTLWTGGPGNYTNPKAPAVLSKVRNLVDNGQYAKATDVAFGLSGDQTQVYQPLGDIDLAFGEHIKYTNYKRELDLHTATVNVTYTVGEVVYSRKHFSSNPHQVIATEISANKPGNVSFTVSLATPLDHQIHVTDANEIIMEGSCPGERPHEDYNASDHPIGIKFCAILYLQMSGANATVQVLNDKMLKLHGADSAVLLLAGATSFEGPFVKPSESKLDPRASAFTALNMARSISYSQLKAYHIDDYQSLFHRVSLQLSQGSNSSQDTTVSDCAVQTVNCSRSTDLNDSVKPTVDRIITFKDNEDPSLVELLFQFGRYLLISCSRPGTQISNLQGIWSNDTSPPWDAAPHPNINLQMNYWPALPCNLSECQEPLFDFIGSLSVNGAKTAKVNFEASGWVSHQVTDLWAKTSPDAGDPVWALWPMGGPWLATHLWEHYSFTMDRQFLEKTAYPLLEGSASFLLDWLIEGHGAYLETNPSTSPEHYFIAPDGKKACVSYSTTMDMSIIREVFSAVLLSADILGKSDTDVVQRIKKALPSLPPIKIARDGSIMEWAQDFEDAEVHHRHVSHLFGLYPGHTMSLDQTPDLCKAVANSLYKRDICS, from the exons ATGGAcatcgacggcgacggcgactgCGATGCTGGCGCCGAGTGGGTATGGGTGCGCCGGCCGTCAGAGGCGGAGGTCTTTGCCGCGGCGGGCGGGTGGGTCTCGGCGGCTGATGAGGAAGCGCGGCCGCTGAAGGTAGTGTTCGCGTCGCCGGCGAGGTACTTCACCGACGCGGCGCCGATCGGGAACGGCCGCCTCGGCGCCATGGTCTGGGGCGGCGTCGACTCCGAGAGGCTCCAGCTCAACC TTGACACTCTATGGACAGGTGGACCTGGTAACTATACAAATCCCAAAGCACCTGCTGTTCTTTCTAAAGTAAGGAACCTTGTTGACAATGGACAGTATGCTAAAGCCACAGATGTTGCCTTTGGTCTGTCAGGTGATCAAACACAG GTCTACCAACCTCTCGGTGATATTGATCTGGCCTTTGGTGAGCATATCAAGTACACAAATTACAAAAGAGAGCTAGATCTTCATACAGCAACAGTAAATGTCACATACACTGTTGGGGAGGTAGTTTACTCAAGGAAACATTTCTCCTCAAATCCACATCAAGTCATTGCGACTGAAATCTCAGCAAACAAACCAGGAAACGTCTCTTTCACAGTGTCTTTAGCTACTCCACTAGACCACCAGATTCATGTGACAGATGCAAATGAGATAATCATGGAGGGTAGCTGTCCAGGAGAAAGGCCTCATGAAGACTACAATGCCTCTGATCATCCCATTGGAATTAAATTTTGTGCTATTCTTTACTTGCAGATGAGTGGTGCCAACGCCACAGTCCAAGTATTAAATGATAAGATGCTGAAACTTCATGGTGCCGATTCTGCTGTTTTACTCCTTGCAGGCGCTACCTCATTTGAAGGGCCATTTGTCAAGCCTTCTGAATCTAAATTGGATCCGAGAGCATCTGCTTTTACAGCATTAAATATGGCTAGGAGTATATCATATTCACAGCTAAAAGCGTACCACATAGATGATTACCAGAGTCTTTTCCACCGTGTTTCCTTGCAACTTTCACAAGGCTCTAATAGCTCCCAGGATACTACTGTATCTGATTGTGCTGTTCAAACGGTTAACTGCTCCAGATCAACAGACCTTAATGATTCTGTGAAGCCTACCGTAGACAGAATTATAACTTTTAAAGACAATGAAGATCCTTCTCTTGTAGAACTTCTGTTTCAGTTTGGTCGCTATCTACTCATTTCATGCTCGAGGCCTGGAACACAGATTTCCAATCTGCAAGGGATATGGAGCAATGACACATCACCACCATGGGA TGCAGCTCCCCATCCAAATATAAATCTCCAAATGAATTACTGGCCAGCGCTTCCTTGTAACCTTAGCGAATGCCAAGAACCGCTGTTTGACTTTATCGGATCCCTCTCAGTCAATGGGGCTAAGACAGCAAAA GTGAATTTTGAAGCTAGCGGTTGGGTCAGTCATCAAGTCACAGACTTGTGGGCAAAAACATCGCCAGATGCTGGTGATCCTGTGTGGGCTTTATGGCCAATGGGTGGGCCTTGGCTGGCCACACACCTCTGGGAGCACTACAGTTTTACGATGGACAGA CAATTTTTGGAGAAAACGGCATATCCACTTTTGGAAGGATCTGCTTCCTTTTTACTGGACTGGTTGATTGAAGGACATGGGGCATATCTGGAGACCAATCCTTCTACTTCTCCGGAACATTATTTCATCGCTCCGGATGGTAAGAAGGCTTGTGTGAGCTACTCAACAACTATGGACATGTCAATTATACGGGAAGTTTTCTCAGCTGTTCTATTGTCTGCTGAT ATTTTAGGGAAATCTGACACTGATGTGGTTCAGAGAATCAAAaaggcactaccgagtctccCACCTATAAAAATTGCTAGAGATGGTTCAATCATGGAGTGG GCACAAGATTTTGAGGATGCTGAAGTTCATCACAGACATGTATCTCACTTGTTTGGTCTTTATCCTGGACATACTATGTCACTTGACCAAACACCTGACCTCTGCAAAGCTGTTGCCAATAGTCTTTATAAAAGAG